From the genome of Scytonema hofmannii PCC 7110, one region includes:
- a CDS encoding N-acetylmuramoyl-L-alanine amidase — MGRIFLSAAHGGKEASGIDPGSIAGGTNEAKEMILLRDLIVSELRARNFEVFTVPDDLSAPQTIAWINSRARQKDVALEIHCDTASNPSVRGASVFYITNNEDRKSHAELLLVGLLRRVPQLPNRGVKSDAMSSMGSLTFCRQTSVPSLSIQVGFLSSPDDRTLLQTRRRDFAAGIAEGLVSWCREVDSGTDTGQEPATYQAINININGQNYSEQGILINSNAYIPIDLVDRLRIDLSKAPNVRRVTYRRVVYVKAVELREFSISISWEASRRTLSLRSILQICPAQIDRIMSHGNASEVQLQIFLRNNNDNAIVQFPDLPKLYREEAALEGVNYDTAFCQMCLETEFLQFGGDIRAEQNNFAGLGTIGGGTEAASFESARIGVRAHIQHLKAYASLEPLVQEVVDPRFQFVTRGIASTINQLSGRWSADLEYGNKITAMLKRLYESAGLL; from the coding sequence ATGGGACGTATTTTTCTGTCAGCAGCTCATGGCGGTAAAGAAGCATCCGGTATCGATCCGGGTTCAATCGCCGGGGGTACCAATGAAGCCAAGGAGATGATTCTCCTGCGAGATCTGATTGTTTCGGAACTAAGAGCACGTAATTTTGAAGTTTTTACAGTTCCCGATGATTTGAGTGCTCCACAGACGATCGCTTGGATCAATTCCCGTGCTCGTCAAAAAGATGTTGCTTTAGAAATTCATTGCGATACAGCTAGCAATCCCTCTGTGCGTGGGGCTAGTGTATTCTATATCACTAATAATGAAGACCGCAAGAGTCATGCGGAATTATTGCTTGTAGGGCTACTGCGTCGCGTTCCTCAATTGCCTAACAGGGGAGTCAAGTCAGATGCAATGTCGTCCATGGGAAGTTTGACATTTTGTCGGCAAACATCTGTTCCTTCTTTATCGATCCAAGTTGGTTTTCTCTCTAGTCCAGACGATCGCACTTTGCTGCAAACTCGCCGTCGTGATTTTGCAGCAGGAATTGCTGAAGGGCTGGTTTCTTGGTGTCGGGAAGTTGACTCTGGTACAGACACCGGACAAGAACCAGCGACTTATCAAGCGATTAATATCAATATTAACGGACAAAATTACTCAGAGCAAGGAATACTCATCAATAGTAATGCTTACATTCCCATCGATTTAGTTGATCGTTTGCGAATTGATTTGTCCAAAGCACCCAATGTCCGTCGTGTAACTTATCGCCGAGTTGTTTATGTAAAAGCTGTTGAACTGCGGGAGTTTAGTATTTCAATTTCTTGGGAAGCCAGCCGCCGCACTTTATCCTTGCGCTCAATTTTGCAAATTTGTCCCGCTCAAATCGACAGAATTATGTCACATGGTAATGCGTCAGAAGTGCAGTTGCAAATATTTTTAAGAAATAACAATGACAATGCCATCGTGCAGTTTCCCGACTTACCAAAACTTTATAGGGAAGAAGCAGCGCTCGAAGGAGTGAATTATGATACTGCTTTTTGCCAAATGTGTTTGGAAACTGAGTTTTTACAATTTGGTGGTGATATAAGAGCCGAACAAAATAATTTTGCCGGGTTGGGTACTATAGGGGGAGGTACAGAAGCCGCTTCATTTGAGAGTGCAAGAATTGGTGTCCGGGCGCATATCCAACATTTGAAAGCCTACGCAAGTTTGGAACCCCTAGTACAAGAAGTCGTAGATCCGCGATTTCAGTTTGTGACAAGAGGTATTGCTTCAACGATTAACCAGCTATCAGGAAGGTGGTCAGCAGATTTAGAGTACGGGAATAAGATTACGGCTATGCTCAAACGACTTTATGAATCAGCAGGGTTACTGTAA
- a CDS encoding hybrid sensor histidine kinase/response regulator, with the protein MTMKTILVVEDEGIVAKDLQKRLVKLSYHVPAIASSGKEAIQIAEKINPDLILMDIRLKGNIDGIEAAKEIQTHLDIPIIYLTAYADDNTLERARLTEPFGYVLKPFKEKELHTTIEIALSKHKKERQLKENQKGLVTAVTRISDGVIVCDRQELITFINPIAEKITGWQQEEAFGKKISEIFKIVPTKPHDLNTTITKFIQDEKSVLSEETVLISQDSQEIQIEYCTASIKNDLGNIIGAIVVFRDMTERNLASVASQKQLEQEQVLAKLSEINQIKDEFLSIVSHELRAPLSNIRMAIQLLQNTGIAEHGQQYINILKAECDREMTLINDLLDLQKAESGTDRHLNPEPLELQAWLPNIVDGFSARIQEHQQTFRLNIPSEIPPLISDNACLTRIVGELLNNACKYTATGGEIAVSVRNDISQSSTIISISNSTEISPTALAKIFEKFYRVRSPEFRRQPGTGLGLALAQKLIEQLQGTIEVESFDGWTTFTLKLSNLAVTSDQ; encoded by the coding sequence ATGACAATGAAAACAATTTTAGTTGTGGAAGATGAGGGTATAGTTGCTAAAGACTTACAGAAACGTCTGGTCAAACTGAGCTATCATGTACCTGCTATTGCTTCTTCAGGAAAAGAAGCGATCCAAATAGCTGAAAAAATCAATCCCGATCTAATATTAATGGATATTAGATTAAAAGGAAATATAGATGGCATTGAAGCAGCTAAAGAAATTCAAACTCATCTTGATATTCCAATCATCTATCTTACCGCTTATGCGGACGACAACACATTGGAAAGAGCACGTCTAACAGAACCATTTGGTTATGTACTCAAACCTTTTAAAGAAAAAGAATTACACACGACCATTGAAATAGCTCTGAGCAAGCATAAGAAAGAAAGGCAACTAAAGGAAAATCAAAAAGGACTAGTGACTGCTGTAACTAGGATAAGTGATGGCGTGATTGTTTGCGATCGCCAAGAGTTAATCACGTTTATCAATCCCATTGCAGAGAAAATTACGGGATGGCAACAGGAAGAAGCATTTGGGAAAAAAATATCAGAAATATTTAAAATTGTTCCGACAAAACCTCACGATTTAAACACCACGATAACAAAATTTATCCAAGATGAAAAATCTGTTTTATCGGAAGAAACAGTTCTAATTTCTCAAGATAGTCAAGAAATACAAATTGAATATTGTACGGCATCAATAAAAAATGATCTAGGCAATATTATTGGCGCAATTGTCGTGTTTCGAGATATGACAGAGCGTAATTTGGCAAGTGTTGCAAGCCAAAAGCAACTCGAACAAGAGCAAGTCTTAGCGAAATTATCAGAAATTAATCAAATTAAAGACGAATTTTTATCTATTGTGTCACACGAATTGCGTGCGCCTCTATCTAATATTAGAATGGCAATTCAATTACTGCAAAATACGGGTATTGCCGAGCACGGTCAGCAATATATCAATATTCTAAAAGCAGAGTGCGATCGCGAGATGACTTTAATCAACGATTTGCTAGATTTGCAAAAAGCCGAATCAGGAACAGATCGTCATTTAAATCCCGAACCATTAGAATTACAAGCTTGGTTGCCAAACATTGTTGATGGTTTCTCCGCTCGTATTCAGGAACATCAGCAAACTTTCCGGCTGAACATTCCCTCTGAGATACCACCCTTAATTTCTGATAACGCTTGTTTAACAAGAATTGTGGGAGAATTATTGAATAATGCTTGTAAATATACTGCTACTGGTGGTGAAATTGCTGTCAGTGTTCGGAACGATATTTCTCAGTCCAGTACTATTATTAGTATTAGTAATTCAACAGAAATTTCCCCCACAGCCTTAGCAAAGATTTTTGAGAAGTTCTACCGGGTTCGCAGCCCCGAATTTAGAAGACAACCTGGTACTGGTTTAGGGCTAGCTTTAGCACAAAAGCTGATCGAACAATTGCAAGGGACTATTGAAGTTGAAAGTTTTGATGGATGGACAACTTTTACTTTGAAATTGAGCAATTTGGCAGTGACCAGTGACCAGTAA
- the dnaG gene encoding DNA primase: protein MHIPRLHPDTIDEVKHRADIYDVVSEHVVLRKRGKDYVGLCPFHSEKSPSFTVSQTKQMYYCFGCHAGGNAIKFLMDLEKRSFAEVVLDLARRYQVPVKTQEPEQWQELQRQVSLREQLYEVLAVAAQFYQHALKRSGENAMHYLQSKRQLRAETIQHFGFGYAPAGWETLHRYLVNDKNYPVPLVEKAGLIKPRKEGNGYYDVFRDRIMIPICDVLGRVIGFGGRTLGDDQPKYLNSPETEVFLKGKTLFALDKAKAAISQLDRVVVVEGYFDAIALHAAGITNAVASLGTALSLEQVRACLRYTESKQLILNFDADTAGTNAAEKAIGEIAALAYSGEVQLRILNIPDGKDADEYLLKSSPEDYKQLLANAPLWLDWQIQQMTKDRDLKKATDFQQVSQQMVKLLKNIGNTDTLNHYVSSCAEILAQGDARLVPLRVENLLSQIPALSRKKAVAPKLYKPQYKQTQRSHQQESADTQDNVSIALTPEQILLEQAEALLLQIYLHYKEYRQAIVAALEERDLQFSLSHHRFLWQQILEISDEMEPDLLSTVQDRCLEFPEETELVAHLFHLNEKTQKEILLRHDKLIQAATASMEAVMREKRYRYFRELFDRTDPKVEPEKWQSYYQAFYAEKMRLQELDRQRQFSISDLL, encoded by the coding sequence ATGCACATTCCCCGCTTGCACCCAGATACAATTGATGAAGTTAAGCACAGAGCTGATATCTATGATGTCGTATCAGAACACGTTGTCTTACGCAAGCGCGGGAAAGACTATGTAGGTTTGTGTCCCTTCCACTCAGAAAAAAGCCCTAGCTTCACTGTCAGCCAAACGAAACAAATGTACTACTGTTTTGGTTGTCACGCGGGAGGAAATGCCATTAAGTTTCTGATGGACTTGGAAAAGCGCTCCTTTGCTGAAGTGGTGCTGGATTTAGCACGGCGTTACCAAGTCCCAGTCAAAACTCAAGAACCCGAACAATGGCAAGAATTGCAACGTCAGGTTTCTCTGCGAGAGCAACTGTATGAAGTCCTTGCTGTAGCAGCACAATTCTATCAACACGCTCTCAAGCGCAGTGGAGAGAATGCAATGCACTATTTGCAATCCAAACGCCAACTGAGAGCAGAAACAATTCAACACTTTGGTTTTGGATACGCGCCTGCAGGTTGGGAAACTCTTCACCGTTATTTGGTCAACGATAAAAATTATCCCGTACCACTGGTAGAAAAAGCAGGTTTGATTAAACCTCGCAAGGAAGGAAATGGTTATTATGACGTGTTTCGCGATCGCATCATGATTCCCATTTGCGATGTACTCGGGCGCGTCATTGGTTTTGGTGGTAGAACTTTAGGAGATGACCAACCAAAGTATTTAAATTCCCCAGAAACAGAAGTCTTTCTCAAAGGGAAAACTTTATTTGCTCTAGACAAAGCCAAAGCAGCCATTTCCCAACTAGATCGAGTTGTAGTCGTAGAGGGATATTTTGATGCGATCGCGCTTCATGCTGCAGGTATTACCAACGCTGTTGCTTCCCTCGGTACAGCCCTGAGTTTAGAACAAGTTCGCGCCTGCTTGCGTTATACAGAATCCAAACAATTAATACTGAATTTTGATGCTGATACTGCGGGGACAAATGCTGCAGAAAAAGCCATAGGAGAAATTGCAGCGTTAGCATACAGTGGCGAAGTTCAGTTAAGAATTCTCAACATACCTGATGGCAAAGACGCCGACGAATACTTACTCAAAAGTAGCCCGGAAGACTACAAACAACTCTTAGCCAATGCTCCTCTTTGGCTGGATTGGCAAATTCAGCAAATGACAAAAGACCGAGACTTAAAGAAAGCGACTGACTTTCAGCAAGTGTCGCAGCAGATGGTAAAATTACTAAAAAATATTGGTAATACTGATACACTAAACCATTATGTCTCTTCTTGTGCAGAAATTCTAGCTCAAGGAGATGCCAGATTAGTACCGCTAAGAGTAGAAAATCTACTGTCTCAAATTCCAGCTTTATCCAGAAAAAAAGCAGTAGCACCTAAATTATACAAACCGCAATACAAACAGACACAGCGATCGCATCAACAAGAAAGTGCAGATACACAGGACAACGTCTCTATTGCTTTAACTCCAGAACAAATTCTTCTAGAACAAGCAGAAGCTTTGTTGCTTCAAATATACTTGCACTATAAAGAATATCGTCAAGCGATCGTTGCAGCACTAGAAGAAAGGGATTTACAATTTAGCCTTTCCCATCACCGATTCCTATGGCAACAAATTTTGGAAATTTCAGATGAAATGGAACCCGATTTATTATCAACTGTGCAAGATAGATGTCTGGAATTTCCTGAAGAAACAGAATTAGTAGCTCACTTATTTCATTTAAATGAGAAAACTCAAAAAGAAATATTACTACGCCATGACAAATTGATTCAGGCTGCAACGGCGTCTATGGAAGCTGTGATGAGAGAGAAGCGCTATCGTTACTTCCGGGAACTTTTTGATCGAACCGATCCTAAAGTGGAACCAGAAAAATGGCAGTCATATTACCAAGCTTTTTATGCTGAAAAAATGCGGCTTCAAGAATTAGACCGCCAGCGTCAATTTTCCATATCAGATTTGTTGTGA
- a CDS encoding trifunctional serine/threonine-protein kinase/ATP-binding protein/sensor histidine kinase translates to MTATLSGYQLKETVHSGSKTVIYRGRRETDNVSVIVKTLLCEHPSLEEIARLRHEYQILQPLQIPGIVKPYELKNYQHGLALVLEDVPGCSLIDAIAFGASRTRLIATPTTSLIAFLKVAINLAQILGELHVQRIIHKDIKPHNILINPDSCEVKLIDFSISSRLDKENPTFSNPNLLEGTLAYMSPEQTGRMNRAIDYRTDFYSLGVTLYEMLTGTLPFHAIDPMELIHCHIAKTPPSPCQETVCRVTEEVPEAMSAIILKLLAKTAEERYQSAWGLKADLEECLFQFQATGKIENFVPGRRDKSGQFLIGQKLYGREAEVTRLMAAFERVAAGSSELMLVSGYSGIGKTSVVNEVHKPIVRARGYFIAGKFDQFKRNIPYASLIQAFQSLIQQLLTENVAQIEAWKEKLLTALGENGQVIIDVIPEVELIIGKQPPLPQLGAAESQNRFHRVFGQFIGVFTNQDHPLVVFLDDLQWADSASLNLIELLMTDRDRNYLLLIGAYRDNEVSPTHPLMLSLSKIQSSAAVVNNIVLSPLQLTDVLALIGDTLNETECSKPLAELLFHKTGGNPFFLTQLLKTLHQEDLLTYNFQSGAWQWDIQDIQAIGITDLNVVELTARNIRKLSLETQKVLKLAACIGNTFNLEVLAIVNETSSLTTAAKLWSALQAGLILPLTQDYKIPLVFSQEEHGGITLTDVKVDYKFLHDRVQQAAYSLIPNEQKKETHLKIGQLLLQNTTPEQRKENVFALVNQLNYGADLLISESEKSELAELNLIAGQKAKAATAYESAIKYLQVGLSVLAVDSWESQYELTLALYEQAAETAFLSGDFDEMQRFVAVVQNRATSLVDKVKVYEVQIQAYMAQNKLLEAINTALQVLQLLGVEFPKTVKPSDIGQALEETASILSGKEPLDLLYLPQMTNPDRLAALKLLSSLFIATYLGAPEIVPLVVCKQVNLCVQYGNASVSPYTYALYGFLLCGVVGDIERGYQFGQLALSLVSKLNAKEVSTKTYQIVNILIRHWKEHVKNTLEPMRSNYSRGLETGDLEYAAYGAFEYCYQLYLVGKQLTFVEKEMVTYWNAISKIKQETALHYQEIHWQAVLNIMGKSQNPCILRGEAYDEQKMLPLHHSTNDQVAIQFFYFHKLELCYRFENYSQALENLNQAENYLGAATGQVVFVIFHFYDSLIHLAVYGERLESEQQGILARVQANQEKMLKWAHHAPMNHLHKFYLVEAERHRVLNQKLEAIEMYDRAIALAKENEYINEEALAHELAAKFYLSWGKETIARTYMTNAYYAYNNWGAIAKVKDLESKYPQFITPLNTKKPETNYLELTQTNSTVTGGSYILDMMTVMKASQVLSEEIVLSRLLEKMMKIAIENAGAVQGYFIAKHEHQWMLEAAGMVKGKDISVVVNLEKSTDSLLLPVALCNYIERTRENLVLDNAVKDARFAIDAYITDRQSKSILCLPLIHSGKFTGILYLENNLIPGAFTPERVNVLNLLTAQISIAIDNARLYTDLQNYSQELEAKNTALHASETREREKASQLEQSLHKLQQTQAQLVQTEKMSSLGQLVAGVAHEINNPVNFIFGNLTHAKEYTQDVLRLLELYQKHDPFPDPEIQEEAQAIDLEFLLQDLPKLLSSMRIGAERIQKIVASLRTFSRMDEAEMKTVNLHEGIESTLMILQYRFKAKSDRPGIEVIKHYGNLPLVECYAGQLNQVFMNVLSNAIDSLESSGTINALEQSLLNNQKLLTTPTITIHTEQVDNYQVEIRIADNGPGMPESVRQRLFDLFFTTKPVGKGTGMGLSISYQIVTEKHGGSLLCKSELGQGAEFIIRVPVRQPVTSDQ, encoded by the coding sequence ATGACAGCTACTTTATCAGGTTATCAACTCAAAGAAACCGTTCACTCTGGCAGTAAAACCGTCATTTATCGGGGACGGAGAGAAACTGATAATGTGTCGGTTATTGTCAAAACTCTCCTCTGCGAACATCCATCCTTGGAGGAAATTGCGCGACTGCGCCACGAATATCAAATTCTTCAGCCTCTGCAAATTCCTGGCATTGTCAAACCCTACGAGTTAAAGAATTATCAGCACGGTCTGGCTTTGGTTTTGGAAGACGTTCCGGGTTGCTCGCTCATTGATGCGATCGCCTTTGGCGCAAGCCGTACCCGGCTTATCGCGACTCCAACAACAAGCTTGATAGCTTTCCTGAAGGTAGCAATTAATCTGGCACAGATTTTAGGGGAACTGCACGTCCAACGAATTATCCATAAAGATATTAAACCACACAATATTCTGATTAACCCTGACTCTTGTGAAGTCAAATTAATTGATTTCAGTATCTCCTCGCGCCTCGATAAAGAAAATCCTACCTTCAGCAATCCAAATTTGCTCGAAGGGACTCTTGCTTATATGTCGCCCGAACAAACGGGTAGAATGAACCGAGCGATCGACTATCGGACTGACTTTTATTCGTTGGGTGTGACTTTGTATGAAATGCTGACGGGTACTTTGCCGTTTCATGCTATCGACCCGATGGAGTTGATACACTGTCACATTGCCAAAACACCACCTTCCCCCTGTCAAGAAACTGTTTGTCGCGTTACAGAAGAAGTGCCAGAGGCGATGAGTGCGATTATTTTGAAATTGTTAGCGAAAACAGCAGAAGAGCGGTATCAAAGTGCTTGGGGACTGAAAGCAGATTTAGAGGAATGTTTATTTCAATTTCAGGCGACTGGAAAGATAGAAAACTTTGTACCGGGAAGAAGGGACAAATCCGGGCAATTTTTGATTGGGCAAAAGCTTTACGGACGGGAAGCCGAAGTCACAAGGTTAATGGCGGCTTTTGAACGTGTGGCAGCTGGTAGCAGCGAACTGATGCTTGTCTCTGGTTATTCTGGGATTGGCAAAACAAGTGTCGTGAATGAAGTTCATAAACCGATTGTCAGGGCGAGGGGTTATTTTATTGCGGGCAAGTTTGACCAGTTCAAGCGTAATATTCCCTATGCATCATTGATTCAGGCTTTCCAATCTTTAATTCAGCAGTTACTTACCGAAAACGTTGCCCAAATTGAAGCTTGGAAAGAAAAACTGTTAACTGCATTAGGGGAAAACGGGCAAGTTATTATTGATGTGATTCCGGAAGTGGAACTGATTATTGGTAAGCAACCACCTTTGCCACAACTGGGTGCAGCAGAATCTCAAAATCGCTTCCATCGCGTCTTTGGACAATTTATTGGGGTATTTACGAATCAAGACCATCCCCTGGTGGTCTTTCTGGATGACTTACAGTGGGCAGATTCAGCATCGCTGAACTTAATTGAGCTATTGATGACGGATCGCGATCGCAATTATTTATTATTGATCGGAGCGTACCGCGATAACGAAGTCTCGCCCACCCATCCACTCATGCTGAGTTTGTCCAAAATTCAGTCCTCGGCTGCGGTTGTCAATAACATCGTCCTGTCACCGTTGCAGTTAACGGATGTGTTGGCGTTAATTGGGGATACGTTGAATGAAACAGAATGCAGCAAGCCACTGGCAGAATTACTCTTCCATAAAACTGGAGGGAACCCCTTCTTTTTAACGCAACTCCTGAAAACTCTGCATCAAGAAGACTTGTTAACGTATAACTTCCAATCTGGGGCATGGCAGTGGGATATTCAAGATATTCAAGCAATTGGCATCACCGATCTGAATGTTGTTGAACTGACGGCAAGAAACATTCGCAAACTGTCACTAGAAACACAAAAAGTACTAAAGTTAGCTGCTTGTATTGGTAACACTTTTAACTTAGAAGTTTTGGCGATCGTTAACGAAACCTCTTCTCTAACGACTGCGGCGAAATTGTGGTCTGCGCTTCAAGCTGGGTTAATTCTGCCATTAACTCAGGACTATAAAATTCCTTTAGTATTTAGTCAGGAAGAACATGGTGGTATTACTTTAACTGATGTCAAAGTTGACTACAAGTTTTTACACGATCGCGTACAGCAAGCAGCATATTCTCTCATTCCCAATGAACAGAAAAAAGAAACGCACCTCAAAATTGGTCAATTGCTTTTGCAAAATACAACACCTGAACAACGCAAAGAAAATGTTTTCGCGCTGGTTAACCAACTGAATTATGGGGCTGACTTACTGATATCTGAGTCGGAAAAATCCGAGTTAGCAGAACTGAACTTGATTGCAGGTCAAAAAGCAAAAGCAGCTACAGCTTATGAGTCGGCGATCAAATATTTACAAGTTGGTTTATCTGTTCTAGCGGTAGATAGTTGGGAGAGCCAGTATGAACTGACATTAGCGCTGTATGAGCAAGCAGCAGAGACAGCATTTTTAAGCGGTGATTTTGATGAAATGCAGAGATTTGTTGCGGTAGTGCAAAATCGCGCCACCTCGCTAGTGGACAAAGTGAAGGTATATGAAGTCCAGATTCAAGCTTATATGGCGCAGAACAAATTACTCGAAGCAATTAATACGGCGCTACAAGTCTTACAGCTTTTGGGGGTGGAGTTTCCTAAAACAGTGAAACCTTCAGATATTGGGCAAGCATTAGAGGAAACCGCATCCATTTTGAGTGGGAAAGAACCCTTGGACTTGCTTTACTTACCTCAAATGACCAACCCCGATAGGTTAGCAGCGTTAAAGCTACTGTCAAGTCTATTTATTGCCACCTACTTGGGCGCTCCGGAAATAGTACCCCTAGTGGTATGTAAACAAGTCAATTTATGTGTCCAATATGGTAATGCTTCCGTGTCTCCCTATACATACGCCCTTTATGGTTTTCTTCTGTGTGGAGTTGTGGGAGACATTGAGCGGGGCTATCAGTTCGGTCAATTAGCTTTAAGTTTGGTTTCAAAATTAAATGCCAAAGAAGTCAGCACCAAAACGTACCAAATAGTAAATATATTGATTCGGCATTGGAAAGAACACGTCAAGAATACCTTAGAACCAATGCGGTCAAATTACTCTAGAGGGTTGGAAACTGGAGATTTAGAATATGCTGCTTATGGTGCATTTGAATACTGCTATCAACTATATTTGGTTGGCAAGCAACTAACTTTCGTTGAAAAAGAAATGGTAACTTACTGGAATGCCATTAGTAAAATCAAGCAAGAAACAGCGCTTCATTATCAGGAAATCCATTGGCAAGCTGTCTTAAATATAATGGGCAAAAGCCAAAATCCCTGCATTTTAAGGGGTGAAGCTTATGACGAGCAGAAAATGCTACCCCTACACCACTCAACTAATGACCAAGTCGCAATTCAATTTTTCTACTTTCACAAATTGGAGCTTTGTTACCGATTTGAAAACTACTCCCAAGCACTGGAAAATCTCAATCAAGCAGAAAATTATTTGGGTGCAGCTACAGGGCAGGTAGTTTTTGTTATCTTCCATTTCTACGATTCTTTAATACATCTGGCGGTGTATGGCGAGCGACTAGAGTCTGAGCAGCAGGGTATTCTCGCTCGCGTACAAGCTAATCAAGAAAAAATGCTCAAATGGGCGCATCATGCCCCAATGAATCATCTGCACAAATTTTATCTAGTAGAGGCAGAACGGCATCGAGTTTTAAACCAAAAACTAGAAGCAATAGAGATGTACGATCGAGCGATCGCTCTTGCTAAAGAAAATGAATACATCAACGAAGAAGCACTCGCCCACGAACTCGCGGCCAAATTCTATCTATCATGGGGTAAAGAAACAATTGCCCGAACCTACATGACCAATGCTTACTATGCTTATAACAATTGGGGGGCTATTGCTAAAGTTAAAGATTTAGAATCAAAATACCCACAATTCATTACGCCGTTAAACACAAAAAAGCCAGAAACGAATTACTTGGAACTGACTCAGACAAACTCCACGGTTACCGGAGGCTCTTACATTCTTGACATGATGACGGTGATGAAAGCTTCACAGGTGCTGTCAGAAGAAATAGTGCTGAGTCGCCTGCTGGAAAAAATGATGAAAATTGCGATCGAAAATGCTGGCGCTGTCCAAGGTTACTTTATTGCCAAGCACGAGCATCAATGGATGCTAGAAGCGGCGGGAATGGTTAAAGGGAAAGACATCAGTGTTGTTGTTAACTTGGAGAAATCAACAGATTCACTCTTACTGCCAGTTGCCTTATGCAACTATATCGAAAGAACCAGAGAAAATCTAGTTTTAGACAATGCTGTTAAAGACGCCCGTTTTGCAATTGATGCTTATATCACCGATCGCCAATCTAAATCAATTTTGTGTTTACCGCTCATTCATTCTGGCAAGTTTACTGGTATTCTTTACCTAGAAAATAATCTTATTCCTGGTGCTTTTACCCCAGAACGGGTAAACGTGCTGAATTTATTGACAGCACAAATTTCCATAGCAATTGATAACGCCCGTCTCTACACCGATCTACAAAATTACTCACAAGAACTCGAAGCTAAAAACACAGCTTTGCACGCATCCGAAACGCGAGAGCGAGAAAAAGCCTCTCAACTCGAACAATCTCTGCACAAACTGCAACAAACCCAAGCCCAACTCGTGCAGACCGAGAAAATGTCAAGCTTAGGGCAATTGGTAGCAGGAGTTGCCCATGAAATCAACAATCCAGTCAATTTTATCTTTGGCAACTTGACCCATGCCAAGGAATACACTCAAGATGTGCTGAGACTGCTGGAACTTTATCAGAAACATGACCCATTTCCCGACCCAGAGATTCAAGAAGAAGCACAAGCCATCGACCTTGAATTTCTACTTCAAGACCTACCCAAGTTACTGTCCTCCATGCGAATTGGCGCAGAACGAATTCAAAAAATTGTTGCTTCTCTACGGACTTTCTCTCGCATGGACGAAGCTGAGATGAAAACCGTTAATCTTCATGAAGGGATTGAGAGTACTTTAATGATTTTGCAATATCGCTTTAAAGCAAAGTCAGACCGTCCTGGGATTGAAGTGATCAAACACTACGGTAATTTGCCTTTAGTCGAATGCTATGCAGGGCAATTGAATCAGGTGTTTATGAATGTGTTGAGTAATGCGATTGATTCTTTGGAATCAAGCGGCACAATCAATGCTTTAGAACAGTCATTATTGAACAATCAAAAACTTTTGACAACCCCAACCATTACTATTCACACCGAACAAGTCGATAATTATCAAGTTGAAATCCGCATTGCAGATAATGGACCAGGTATGCCAGAGTCTGTTCGACAACGCCTGTTCGATCTCTTCTTCACGACAAAACCTGTGGGCAAAGGAACGGGTATGGGCTTATCGATTAGCTATCAAATTGTGACGGAAAAACACGGGGGGTCACTTTTGTGTAAGTCAGAACTTGGACAGGGAGCAGAGTTTATCATCCGCGTGCCAGTTCGGCAACCAGTGACCAGTGACCAGTGA